The following are encoded together in the Blattabacterium cuenoti BPAA genome:
- a CDS encoding endonuclease III domain-containing protein, translated as MNFISKKIKIIENILDFLYPNPTPTLYYINEYTLLISIMLSSRSQEKKVNEITKILFRKINNPIDTICTPIENIKNIIKHIGLYNTKSKNIYDLSVILIKKYNGVIPKNISELKFLPGIGHKTASVFLSHVSNESVFPVDTHIHRMMFRWKLSNGKNVKQTEQDAKRFFKKKNWKKLHLQIISYAKKYSPSRKWNLKKDIIYQELLNKNLL; from the coding sequence ATGAATTTTATTTCAAAAAAAATAAAAATTATTGAAAATATATTGGATTTTTTATATCCTAATCCAACTCCTACTTTGTATTATATTAATGAATACACTTTATTGATATCTATTATGTTAAGTTCCAGAAGTCAAGAAAAAAAAGTCAATGAAATTACAAAAATTCTATTTAGAAAAATCAATAACCCCATAGATACAATTTGTACTCCTATTGAAAATATAAAAAATATTATAAAACATATAGGACTTTACAATACAAAATCTAAAAATATTTATGATTTATCTGTTATATTAATCAAAAAATATAATGGAGTAATTCCGAAAAATATTTCGGAATTAAAATTTTTACCTGGAATAGGACATAAGACTGCTTCTGTTTTTTTATCCCATGTATCCAATGAATCTGTATTTCCTGTGGATACTCACATTCATAGAATGATGTTTCGTTGGAAATTGAGCAATGGAAAAAATGTTAAACAAACAGAACAAGATGCAAAACGCTTTTTCAAAAAAAAAAATTGGAAAAAATTACATCTTCAAATTATCTCTTATGCTAAAAAATATTCTCCTTCTAGAAAATGGAATTTAAAAAAAGATATCATCTATCAAGAATTATTAAACAAGAATTTATTATGA
- a CDS encoding DUF3127 domain-containing protein, giving the protein MEIIGIVKKLFDIQKFDSGFQKREIVLTTEEPYSQNILIEFIQDKVDLLENIKPKDKIKIFINIRGREWKNPEGVIRYFNSIQGWKIEHYSTGKTSNKMTSTSPPLSSDDFDDLPF; this is encoded by the coding sequence ATGGAAATCATAGGAATAGTCAAAAAATTATTTGATATTCAAAAATTTGATAGCGGATTTCAAAAAAGAGAAATAGTTCTTACTACTGAAGAGCCATATTCTCAAAACATATTAATTGAATTTATTCAAGATAAAGTGGATTTGTTAGAAAATATTAAACCAAAAGATAAAATAAAAATATTCATAAACATTAGAGGAAGAGAATGGAAAAATCCTGAAGGAGTTATTAGATATTTTAATTCCATTCAAGGATGGAAAATAGAACATTATTCTACAGGAAAAACTTCAAATAAAATGACTTCAACATCTCCTCCTTTATCATCTGATGATTTTGATGATTTACCTTTTTAA
- a CDS encoding SPFH domain-containing protein, with amino-acid sequence MSIFSLLFYGILALLILSIFSSFIFIVNQETAAILERMGKFHSIRYAGLNFKVPIMDNIIGKLTLKIQQLDVLVDTKTKDNVFVKVKVSVQFKVIKDKVYEAFYKLDNSHAQITSYIFDVVRAEVPKMRLDDVFERKDHIALAVKGELEGSMLNYGYSIIKALVTDLDPDEQVKQAMNRINTAEREKVAAEYQAEADRIKIVAKAKAEAESKKLQGIGTADQRREIARGILESVEVLNNVGINSQEASALIVVTQHYDTLQSMGESGNTNLILLPNSPGSASEMLNNMITSFNVSNQIGETLKKKNNSKKK; translated from the coding sequence ATGAGTATTTTCAGTTTACTGTTTTATGGAATATTGGCACTTTTGATTTTATCTATTTTTTCTAGTTTTATCTTTATAGTAAACCAAGAGACAGCAGCTATTCTTGAAAGAATGGGTAAATTTCATAGCATTCGTTATGCTGGATTAAATTTTAAGGTTCCTATTATGGATAATATAATAGGAAAACTTACATTAAAAATTCAACAATTAGATGTATTAGTAGATACAAAGACGAAAGATAACGTTTTTGTTAAAGTTAAAGTATCGGTTCAATTCAAGGTAATCAAAGATAAAGTATATGAAGCTTTTTATAAATTAGATAATTCTCATGCTCAGATTACTTCTTATATATTTGATGTAGTGAGAGCAGAAGTTCCAAAAATGCGTTTAGATGATGTTTTCGAGCGAAAAGATCATATAGCTCTTGCAGTTAAAGGAGAATTGGAAGGATCTATGTTAAATTATGGATATTCTATAATTAAAGCATTAGTTACAGATCTTGATCCAGATGAACAAGTAAAACAGGCTATGAATCGCATTAATACAGCTGAAAGAGAAAAGGTTGCTGCTGAATATCAAGCAGAAGCTGATAGGATTAAAATTGTAGCTAAAGCAAAAGCAGAAGCTGAAAGTAAAAAATTACAAGGAATAGGAACAGCAGATCAACGTAGAGAAATAGCTAGAGGAATTCTAGAATCTGTAGAAGTGTTAAATAATGTAGGAATTAATTCACAAGAAGCTTCTGCTTTGATTGTTGTTACACAACACTATGATACTCTCCAATCTATGGGAGAAAGTGGAAATACTAATTTAATTTTATTACCCAATTCACCAGGATCGGCTAGTGAAATGTTAAATAATATGATTACTTCATTTAATGTTTCTAACCAAATTGGAGAAACTCTTAAAAAAAAGAATAACAGCAAAAAAAAATAA
- a CDS encoding iron-sulfur cluster assembly protein, with amino-acid sequence MNPSYSLEDRIISVLKSIYDPEISVDIYELGLIYDVQISGKNKVKIVMTLTTPNCPVAESLPLEVKEKVQSMIQEIKEVDVILTFDPPWSREFMSDEARLELGLL; translated from the coding sequence ATGAATCCAAGTTATTCTTTAGAAGATCGTATTATTTCTGTATTAAAAAGTATATATGATCCAGAAATTTCAGTAGATATTTATGAGTTAGGTTTGATTTACGATGTTCAAATTTCTGGAAAAAATAAAGTGAAAATAGTAATGACTTTAACTACGCCTAATTGTCCGGTTGCAGAAAGTCTGCCTTTAGAAGTTAAAGAAAAAGTCCAATCTATGATACAAGAAATAAAAGAAGTAGATGTTATTTTAACATTTGATCCACCTTGGAGTAGAGAATTTATGAGCGATGAAGCTCGTTTAGAATTAGGATTGTTATAA
- a CDS encoding M16 family metallopeptidase, with protein sequence MFQITRTQINKFIIKIILAVIIFFHTIIMFAHIFNRNVPPPSLKRNTTINIEKPKFFQMKNGLKVLIVENHKLPLVRIGLELDYQPFLEKDKTGIKKILGQMLRSGTKNHTKEKLDDMIDYMGCSLYTSFSETSIFTMKKYLNQSVFIMSDILMNSKFDNSKELDKIIKQRIIDISLSEKDPNAILQRVRNVLYFGKDHPYGEYETHDTIKNITLYDLKKLYEKYYIPNISYLSFIGDISQKEAEKLCDLYFSKWEKKSYIDDPVLKQYVIPSKIEIDIVDIPTLTQSTICFGGPVCLKKNDPEYFSSMLANGILGGGPQSRLFLNLREKKAYTYGAYSILKSDRNIGYFSVYTQVRNEVTEKTIKDLIKEIFEITEKKISLEELNIKKKEISGQFILDFEDPNRISDLFICELKNDLPSGFYKNYLKKIESVTIDDVYQSCQKFFFTKNGRIIIVGKAHDILPNIKKLGYSIRFFDQFGSLIKKEEK encoded by the coding sequence ATGTTCCAGATAACGAGAACACAGATAAATAAATTTATTATTAAAATAATCCTTGCTGTAATAATTTTTTTTCATACAATAATTATGTTTGCTCATATATTTAATCGAAATGTCCCCCCTCCATCTCTCAAAAGAAATACTACTATAAACATTGAAAAACCTAAGTTTTTTCAAATGAAAAATGGATTAAAAGTTCTCATTGTAGAAAATCATAAACTACCTTTAGTTAGAATTGGTTTAGAATTGGATTATCAACCTTTCTTGGAAAAAGATAAGACTGGAATCAAAAAAATTTTGGGTCAAATGCTTCGTTCTGGTACGAAAAATCATACTAAAGAAAAATTAGACGATATGATTGATTATATGGGATGTAGTTTATATACTTCTTTCTCTGAAACATCTATTTTCACTATGAAGAAATATTTGAATCAATCTGTATTTATAATGAGTGATATTTTGATGAATAGCAAATTTGATAACTCAAAAGAATTGGATAAAATCATTAAACAAAGAATTATAGATATTAGTCTTTCAGAAAAAGATCCCAATGCTATTTTACAAAGAGTACGAAATGTTTTATATTTTGGAAAAGATCATCCTTATGGAGAGTACGAGACCCATGATACAATTAAAAATATTACTCTTTATGATTTGAAGAAATTATATGAAAAATATTATATACCAAACATTTCCTATCTTTCTTTTATTGGAGATATCTCTCAAAAAGAAGCGGAAAAATTGTGTGATCTTTATTTTTCTAAATGGGAAAAAAAATCATATATAGATGATCCTGTTCTCAAACAGTATGTGATTCCATCTAAAATAGAAATAGATATAGTGGATATTCCTACTTTAACTCAATCTACTATTTGTTTTGGTGGACCGGTTTGTTTGAAAAAAAATGATCCAGAATATTTTTCTTCTATGTTAGCAAATGGAATTTTGGGAGGTGGGCCTCAGAGTCGTTTGTTTTTAAACCTTAGAGAAAAAAAGGCTTATACATATGGAGCTTATTCTATTTTGAAATCTGATAGAAATATTGGTTATTTTTCAGTTTATACTCAAGTAAGAAATGAAGTTACAGAAAAAACAATAAAAGATCTTATAAAAGAAATTTTTGAAATAACAGAAAAGAAAATTTCTTTGGAAGAATTAAATATAAAGAAGAAAGAAATTAGTGGTCAATTTATTCTTGATTTTGAAGATCCTAATAGAATTAGTGATCTTTTTATATGTGAATTAAAAAATGACCTTCCAAGTGGATTTTATAAAAATTATTTAAAGAAAATAGAATCAGTTACGATAGATGATGTCTATCAATCATGTCAAAAGTTTTTTTTCACAAAGAATGGTAGAATCATAATTGTTGGAAAAGCTCACGATATATTACCTAATATAAAAAAATTAGGTTATTCTATTCGTTTTTTTGATCAATTTGGATCTTTAATCAAGAAAGAAGAAAAATGA
- a CDS encoding M16 family metallopeptidase: MILNHLSPKNFNRSKELYQIKFFEEKLSNGLHVVLHQDKTTPLVSISVLYHVGSKNETPGKSGFAHFFEHLMFEGSKNIKKGEYFKYIAYNGGKNNAYTNHDETCYYEILPSDRLPLALWLESERMLHAKVDEESINIQREVVKEEKKMRVENQPYVKAISEIIPSLLFKKHPYKYPIIGLYQDLDTATEADYKEFYKTYYVPNNAVLVVSGDFDMNEARMLIKKYFSSIPKGTRNFKMNKIEEEPMKKEIFFTYVDKNTKVPGVFLSYRVPKLTDEDSYVLKIIDHVLSSGESSRIMKNIVNTKQVASYAGSSLDTMEDYGIFMIYGLINPGITIDQLTKIIDEEIDLLKEKGITEYELEKQKNCFEKKFISDNYSMSGITANLSHYYLYYHNADLINTDIERYRKITTGDIKQVANKYLNKNNRVRLYNVPDNENTDK, from the coding sequence ATGATACTGAATCATTTGAGTCCAAAAAATTTTAACCGTTCTAAAGAGTTGTATCAAATTAAGTTTTTCGAAGAGAAACTATCAAATGGATTGCATGTTGTTTTACATCAAGATAAGACAACCCCTTTAGTTTCTATTTCTGTTTTGTATCATGTAGGAAGTAAAAACGAAACTCCTGGAAAATCGGGTTTTGCTCACTTTTTCGAACATCTTATGTTTGAAGGATCCAAAAATATTAAAAAAGGAGAATATTTTAAGTACATTGCCTATAATGGAGGAAAAAATAATGCTTATACAAATCATGATGAAACTTGTTATTACGAAATTTTACCATCTGATCGTCTTCCATTAGCTTTGTGGTTAGAATCGGAAAGAATGCTTCATGCTAAAGTCGATGAAGAAAGTATTAATATTCAAAGAGAAGTGGTGAAAGAAGAAAAAAAAATGCGTGTAGAGAATCAGCCATATGTAAAAGCCATTTCTGAGATTATTCCTTCTTTATTATTCAAAAAACATCCATATAAATATCCAATTATTGGATTATATCAAGATTTAGATACTGCAACAGAAGCTGATTATAAAGAATTTTATAAGACTTACTATGTTCCGAACAATGCGGTTTTAGTAGTATCAGGTGATTTCGATATGAATGAAGCTAGAATGCTGATTAAAAAATATTTTTCATCTATCCCTAAAGGAACAAGAAATTTTAAAATGAATAAAATAGAAGAAGAACCGATGAAAAAAGAAATATTTTTCACTTACGTAGATAAAAATACTAAAGTGCCTGGAGTATTTTTATCGTATAGAGTTCCAAAACTCACAGATGAGGATTCTTATGTATTAAAAATTATTGATCATGTATTATCTTCTGGAGAAAGTTCTCGCATAATGAAAAATATTGTAAATACGAAGCAAGTAGCTTCTTATGCAGGATCATCTTTAGATACAATGGAAGATTATGGTATTTTTATGATATATGGATTAATTAATCCTGGAATTACAATAGATCAATTGACAAAAATAATAGATGAGGAAATCGATCTTTTAAAAGAAAAAGGAATAACAGAATATGAATTGGAAAAACAAAAAAACTGTTTTGAAAAAAAATTTATTTCAGACAATTATTCTATGAGTGGAATCACTGCGAATTTATCTCACTATTATTTATATTATCATAATGCTGATTTAATTAATACGGATATAGAAAGATATAGAAAAATAACTACAGGAGATATAAAACAAGTTGCTAACAAATATTTAAATAAAAATAACAGAGTTCGTTTATATAATGTTCCAGATAACGAGAACACAGATAAATAA